One window of Oreochromis niloticus isolate F11D_XX linkage group LG23, O_niloticus_UMD_NMBU, whole genome shotgun sequence genomic DNA carries:
- the gemin8 gene encoding gem-associated protein 8 isoform X1, whose product MQEDISTVMSWFSSPVYSRYWQHYQQAMAWHQRHRRAYRKALEAAYGPCCYQEEGRSDRARYADWSSAESNSEDEEGGVEESSSESEIECDVSNMEISEELRQYFAQTERHKEELKKQQQMEAEQQGSYVPADQDLHSFSLQSSVAPPLERPGERRTAEMKKLYGGDAAKIMAMEAAMQLNFERNCDLKQPKYWPVIPLKL is encoded by the exons ATG CAGGAGGACATAAGCACTGTGATGTCCTGGTTTTCCAGCCCGGTGTACAGCCGATACTGGCAGCACTACCAGCAGGCCATGGCGTGGCATCAGAGGCACAGGCGCGCCTACAGAAAGGCCTTGGAGGCTGCCTACGGCCCCTGCTGCTACCAGGAGGAGGGACGTAGTGACCGGGCTCGCTATGCTGACTGGAGCTCTGCAGAGAGCAACAGCGAAGACGAGGAGGGCGGCGTGGAGGAAAGCAGCTCGGAAAGCGAGATTGAGTGCGATGTGAGCAACATGGAGATCAGTGAGGAGCTCCGGCAGTACTTCGCCCAGACTGAGCGACACAAGGAGGAGCTCA agaagcagcagcagatggAGGCGGAGCAGCAGGGCAGCTACGTGCCGGCCGACCAGGACCTGCACAGTTTCTCCTTGCAGAGCAGTGTCGCCCCTCCCTTGGAGCGACCCGGCGAAAGACGCACGGCCGAGATGAAGAAGCTGTACGGCGGGGATGCGGCCAAGATCATGGCCATGGAGGCAGCAATGCAACTCAATTTCGAAAGAAACTGTGACCTGAAGCAGCCCAAGTACTGGCCCGTGATCCCGCTGAAGCTATGA
- the gemin8 gene encoding gem-associated protein 8 isoform X2, giving the protein MEDISTVMSWFSSPVYSRYWQHYQQAMAWHQRHRRAYRKALEAAYGPCCYQEEGRSDRARYADWSSAESNSEDEEGGVEESSSESEIECDVSNMEISEELRQYFAQTERHKEELKKQQQMEAEQQGSYVPADQDLHSFSLQSSVAPPLERPGERRTAEMKKLYGGDAAKIMAMEAAMQLNFERNCDLKQPKYWPVIPLKL; this is encoded by the exons ATG GAGGACATAAGCACTGTGATGTCCTGGTTTTCCAGCCCGGTGTACAGCCGATACTGGCAGCACTACCAGCAGGCCATGGCGTGGCATCAGAGGCACAGGCGCGCCTACAGAAAGGCCTTGGAGGCTGCCTACGGCCCCTGCTGCTACCAGGAGGAGGGACGTAGTGACCGGGCTCGCTATGCTGACTGGAGCTCTGCAGAGAGCAACAGCGAAGACGAGGAGGGCGGCGTGGAGGAAAGCAGCTCGGAAAGCGAGATTGAGTGCGATGTGAGCAACATGGAGATCAGTGAGGAGCTCCGGCAGTACTTCGCCCAGACTGAGCGACACAAGGAGGAGCTCA agaagcagcagcagatggAGGCGGAGCAGCAGGGCAGCTACGTGCCGGCCGACCAGGACCTGCACAGTTTCTCCTTGCAGAGCAGTGTCGCCCCTCCCTTGGAGCGACCCGGCGAAAGACGCACGGCCGAGATGAAGAAGCTGTACGGCGGGGATGCGGCCAAGATCATGGCCATGGAGGCAGCAATGCAACTCAATTTCGAAAGAAACTGTGACCTGAAGCAGCCCAAGTACTGGCCCGTGATCCCGCTGAAGCTATGA
- the LOC106096927 gene encoding uncharacterized protein LOC106096927 isoform X1, whose amino-acid sequence MISVSKDCIQHVSFSSGYNVLICLVIAAVMDQRALWFALFLPLSLSFDTEETIMRTIGEQKDVTPLCSNSRVDYISIVCTIKTKGSRAEGCRLQYQHRRGFENKCDSRFRLVKENRVVFLQMINLTAEDSGKSTCECSRSDGTDIIHLLISGEEAHTSPVRQLMSSTVICICTGIVIVAGVVLGFILRQNHCRYPKRKEPHGSIDKVDDDATYTSLHWASDEFYQTVQYQPGADNSREATDTDTAITTVTAQLKQEIDKRKRDQSFDIYQNISF is encoded by the exons ATGATTAGTGTGTCAAAGGATTGCATTCAGCATGTATCGTTTTCTTCTGGGTATAATGTGTTGATTTGTTTGGTCATTGCTGCAGTTATGGACCAGAGGGCTTTGTGGTTTGCTCTGTTTCTGCCTCTGTCTTTGAGTTTTGACACTGAAG AGACGATCATGAGAACCATTGGGGAACAAAAAGATGTCACTCCACTTTGCTCCAACTCTAGAGTGGATTACATTTCAATAGTGTGCACGATAAAGACAAAAGGGAGCAGGGCAGAAGGCTGTCGTCTGCAGTATCAACATAGACGGGGCTTTGAGAACAAGTGCGACTCCAGGTTCAGGCTGGTAAAAGAAAACCGGGTCGTGTTTCTCCAGATGATCAATTTAACAGCAGAGGATAGTGGGAAGTCCACCTGTGAGTGTTCACGTAGCGATGGGACAGATATTATCCATCTCCTTATCTCGGGGGaag AGGCTCACACTTCTCCAGTGAGGCAGCTGATGTCTTCCACTGTGATTTGTATATGTACTGGAATTGTCATTGTAGCCGGAGTTGTCCTCGGATTTATCCTGAGACAAAATCATTGCAG ATACCCTAAAAGGAAAGAGCCACATGGATCAATA GATAAAGTCGATGATGATGCTACATACACAAGCCTTCACTGGGCGTCAGATGAGTTCTACCAGACTGTGCAATATCAGCCCGGTGCTGACAACAGCAGGGAGGCGACAGATACAGATACAGCCATCACTACGGTGACCGCCCAGCTGAAACAGGAAATagacaaaagaaagagagatCAAAGTTTTGACATATATCAGAATATATCTTTTTAA
- the LOC100703666 gene encoding uncharacterized protein LOC100703666, whose translation MDILRRGWLILLPLCVCADSRVRVKTTGKGPDITPVCTSQNLALVLVRCWISTERHTGETCCLLYRREQPLKCACDSRFTLIDVNRTIFLHLTSLTTADSGNYTCECSYDRETQVLSLNITVELEDDAFSGMKFMATVVIISAVATLIIAAGITCCVTLRRNPPRENQSGPSNLTRSETLQTLDEVDPYMSLQHPTSDVYQTISSGRPQHDANSSPATCDATVMYINTQGMDGKELHVDYAIYETIKY comes from the exons ATGGACATATTGAGACGTGGATGGCTCATTCTTCTGccgctgtgtgtgtgcgctgacaGCAGAG TGAGAGTGAAAACCACTGGAAAAGGGCCAGACATCACTCCAGTGTGCACCAGTCAGAACTTGGCTTTGGTTTTAGTGAGATGTTggatcagcacagagagacacacaggggAAACCTGCTGCCTGCTATACAGACGAGAGCAGCCATTAAAGTGTGCCTGTGACTCCAGGTTCACGCTGATAGACGTGAATCGTACTATATTTCTCCACCTGACCAGTTTAACAACAGCAGACAGCGGCAACTACACCTGCGAATGCTCATATGATAGAGAAACTCAGGTTTTAAGCCTTAATATCACCGTGGAAT TAGAGGACGACGCGTTTTCTGGCATGAAGTTCATGGCAACAGTCGTCATCATCTCTGCTGTTGCTACGCTCATCATTGCGGCTGGGATAACGTGTTGTGTCACCCTGAGGAGAAATCCTCCCAG AGAAAACCAATCAGGACCATCTAACTTAACCAGATCTGAAACTCTGCAGACTTTG GATGAAGTGGACCCCTACATGAGCCTTCAACACCCGACCAGTGATGTCTACCAAACTATCTCGTCAGGTCGCCCCCAGCATGATGCTAACTCCAGTCCAGCTACCTGTGATGCCACAGTGATGTACATTAATACTCAGGGAATGGATGGGAAAGAGTTACATGTTGATTATGCAATCTATGAAACTATCAAGTACTAA